A single window of Sporosarcina sp. FSL W7-1349 DNA harbors:
- a CDS encoding class D sortase translates to MRRWIGWLFLLAGLLLVSYPLLKKIAFDRQQQQLLATFEKLGEMGQADLAMETEIALPSPEKNAADNSQNTMLDGARGMLEIPKIDLGMIIFERVSETELAKGAGMIEPQKEFAQHNVGLAGHRSVAKGQQFNRLGELREGDEITVETAGETLRYKVTDTFIVHQSEIGVLDDAETPLLTLVTCTPLGKRHPPNRLIVQAELQDVAEH, encoded by the coding sequence TTGCGCAGATGGATAGGATGGCTGTTCTTGTTGGCCGGGCTGCTGCTCGTCAGCTACCCATTACTCAAAAAAATCGCTTTCGATCGCCAGCAACAACAACTCCTTGCGACATTTGAGAAGCTAGGAGAAATGGGACAAGCCGACCTTGCAATGGAGACAGAGATCGCGTTGCCGTCCCCTGAAAAAAACGCGGCTGACAATAGTCAAAACACCATGTTGGACGGGGCGCGAGGCATGTTGGAAATCCCGAAAATCGACCTGGGAATGATCATATTCGAACGCGTCTCGGAAACAGAGCTTGCCAAAGGAGCCGGAATGATTGAGCCGCAAAAGGAATTCGCCCAGCATAATGTTGGACTGGCAGGCCACCGCTCTGTAGCGAAAGGTCAGCAATTCAATAGGCTTGGCGAATTAAGGGAAGGGGACGAAATTACGGTGGAAACCGCAGGTGAAACACTTCGCTATAAAGTGACCGATACATTCATCGTCCACCAATCGGAAATCGGTGTACTAGATGACGCGGAAACACCGTTACTTACGCTTGTCACATGCACCCCGCTAGGCAAACGACATCCGCCCAATCGACTGATTGTCCAAGCGGAATTACAGGACGTGGCGGAACATTGA
- a CDS encoding collagen binding domain-containing protein: MKKWLNIMMLTLLLLGQTVLGPVGTVWANEDDDPVAGKEQQEEKDAVEDPSAPTPSPDDPDDGDNSDGNDDSAGDDSLNGNNDPEDETNTPVPDSDESSSGEEGNTPEDDEVDGEGDSQVPEEEEEEEEEVVEESEIENLAGQAELLNIPPAAVMPPEDVIKSTEFTVGDQTVSGTGPVTVQNGQTAEFKFNMELAAGHSYGPGTTMTYTLPDIFTNITFPQGTAFGELGEITKNGNDITITFNENIHDGLNGTGFEPGAHFFIAATFNNTGNDVNETINLPGQANIALNFTPLGGSTITKNNGTPQPSNQNSDYITWTVTVNTDLKATGTVTFTDTLSANNGSGHTFDQGTVTITELTMKPDGTVLSRTPATGVSPNFTSDTEMTISLDGTKAYEITYHTIPDDPGNNESVTYRNNATYNSTPAPTRSTTVNYGTPLSKEVSAYPTSSDLATEWTIQYNFNKRTITQGNAVLTDSWLTTDGSGTGTQEMSDFNVYEEDGTTPADPSEYTKTDNGEGFTLQFNQDVTKPYVIKYKTTPTDVFATTNFTVTNTVTRSDIGITKNPSVTYNKNNFMLNKSATGTPNYQAKTMDWTITANQAGYNLAAGTVFTDTFTNGNMELIESSLEVRVGGSKLISGYTVQKTDYIDEDNNVHSNKGGFTVTLDNSTNQQVVITYTTAYDIRDVGSNNRQFHNSVTINNSGLPVDPSDSATHSVAAEQTANGKKTGNYNYVSKEFEWEVELNFNLNSLTNAIFEDVLPNTQEIFDIVVHEGTLDSNGRFIEGDEVSVVNTAVNPSYEIKLELGTIDQPHRVTYKSKDADGVFPTTGNKVSIKNEATLTDGGVPNASWEKTVGVNYTDQLIKKTGSQINQTAGIQWNFEFNYAQSDLENIVITDTVGKDNDGNPNQLIKADSFKVYRVELSGKSDSANFNAPKQNTLLSGNEYELDVDIQEGTFTLKLPDGDSAYYIDYETIYMGDNNSTVTNEVQVNYVSADGNQASNNFSISNFRYGNAGTTVKVPFVVVKTDGATGEPLADVEFTLFSDFQPGVPLIAKRTDANGVFDLGMKLTEGWYTLEETGVLPGYDKPADTRFELDRAKVATSGLHDGKQIVEVENFKTGQNVCTDFTLTIKDVDGNPVAGKTVTLTNDATGKLHNAVTNGDGEITVDPAVVKAGKYTVTTNESGTEVTLGEVTVTFDGDCKGEIAPVPSCSAFTITIEGNDNIARPGVTVTLKHKTDSTIPEITATTDANGKFTVPSATTQTGDYKVYEGKQYLGDVKITYKEDVPTPCEAKVTEAPTCETFTLTVRDVDGNPRGAGIEFTIKDKDGNVIETLTTNGNGKVTTTGPLPAGEYDVYEGNSATPFDEFAVNIDCEADVQPAPTCTSFTLTVKDENGDVRPNVSVTVKDKAGKPIKTATTDTNGKITIPSKDLPAGKYNVFQGELLIGEIDVSYLVGCQDEVKGAPTCTDFTLTVQDRNGNGRPGFDITVRDASGKEIEDANGNTIFTTDADGKVIFPNIIQPGTYYVYEGTNLINSFTVTDKCDAVVKPPSPSSGGGGGGGGGGGGGGTPPTTPGDPNKPGDPNKPGDPNKPGDPNKPGDPNKPGEPGKPVDPNKPVDPNKPGESGKPSNPEEPANPGNPSEPSNPDDSNTSENPVESETPSGSNVTGGSTDVETPTNPGKPEIPTQPSTSTDKVDSLNKSATNGKILPQTGEAYPIVPMAAGLTLILAGLWMFRRKTLSIKQ; the protein is encoded by the coding sequence TTGAAGAAATGGTTGAATATAATGATGCTCACGCTGCTTCTGTTAGGGCAGACGGTGCTTGGACCGGTTGGTACGGTTTGGGCAAATGAGGACGATGATCCTGTTGCAGGGAAGGAGCAGCAAGAAGAGAAGGACGCGGTAGAAGATCCTTCTGCCCCGACACCGTCCCCGGATGATCCAGATGATGGAGACAACTCCGACGGTAATGACGATTCGGCCGGCGATGACAGCCTCAACGGGAATAACGATCCGGAAGATGAGACTAACACACCAGTTCCTGATTCCGATGAATCGTCATCTGGCGAAGAAGGAAACACACCTGAAGACGATGAGGTAGATGGCGAAGGTGATTCGCAAGTACCTGAGGAAGAGGAAGAGGAAGAGGAAGAGGTTGTTGAGGAATCTGAAATCGAAAATCTTGCTGGTCAGGCGGAGCTACTTAACATCCCACCAGCTGCAGTGATGCCGCCAGAAGACGTCATTAAAAGTACAGAGTTTACAGTTGGTGATCAAACTGTTTCAGGAACGGGACCCGTCACTGTACAAAACGGCCAAACTGCAGAATTTAAATTTAACATGGAACTAGCGGCAGGCCATAGTTACGGCCCCGGTACAACGATGACATATACATTGCCGGATATTTTCACAAATATCACATTCCCGCAAGGAACTGCATTTGGCGAACTTGGGGAAATTACAAAGAACGGCAATGATATTACGATAACATTTAATGAGAATATTCATGATGGATTGAACGGTACTGGATTTGAACCAGGTGCACATTTCTTCATTGCAGCAACATTCAACAACACAGGCAACGATGTAAATGAAACGATTAATTTACCTGGTCAAGCGAATATTGCACTGAATTTCACACCATTAGGTGGTTCCACGATTACAAAGAACAATGGAACTCCTCAGCCTAGTAATCAGAATAGCGACTATATCACATGGACTGTCACAGTAAACACAGATTTAAAAGCGACAGGCACGGTAACATTTACTGATACATTAAGTGCGAACAATGGAAGCGGGCATACGTTTGATCAAGGAACAGTAACAATTACTGAACTTACGATGAAACCAGACGGTACTGTTTTAAGTAGGACTCCTGCGACAGGGGTTTCACCAAACTTTACTTCAGACACTGAAATGACTATTAGCTTGGACGGAACGAAAGCGTATGAAATCACGTACCACACGATTCCGGATGACCCAGGGAATAATGAGTCCGTAACGTACCGGAATAATGCAACGTATAATAGTACGCCTGCTCCGACTAGATCGACAACTGTTAATTACGGAACGCCGTTAAGCAAGGAAGTGTCCGCTTATCCTACTAGCTCAGACTTAGCAACAGAGTGGACGATTCAGTATAACTTTAATAAACGTACAATTACACAAGGGAATGCCGTATTGACAGATAGTTGGTTAACAACTGATGGAAGCGGTACAGGAACACAAGAAATGTCAGATTTTAACGTGTACGAGGAAGATGGAACGACACCGGCAGATCCGTCTGAATATACGAAGACTGATAATGGCGAAGGTTTTACACTTCAATTCAATCAAGATGTTACAAAACCATATGTCATTAAATACAAAACAACACCAACTGATGTGTTTGCTACAACGAACTTTACAGTAACAAACACTGTTACACGCAGTGATATCGGGATTACAAAAAATCCATCTGTAACGTATAACAAAAATAACTTTATGTTAAATAAATCTGCGACTGGTACACCGAACTATCAAGCCAAAACAATGGATTGGACGATTACCGCCAACCAAGCAGGCTATAATTTGGCTGCAGGTACGGTATTCACGGATACATTTACGAATGGCAACATGGAATTGATCGAAAGTTCATTGGAAGTCCGTGTAGGTGGTTCAAAGCTTATTTCAGGATATACAGTTCAAAAAACTGATTATATAGATGAAGACAACAATGTTCATTCGAATAAAGGTGGTTTTACAGTTACCTTAGACAATTCGACAAATCAGCAAGTTGTCATTACGTACACAACAGCCTATGACATCAGAGACGTTGGTTCGAATAATCGTCAGTTTCATAATAGCGTTACGATAAATAACTCTGGTTTACCAGTTGATCCATCAGATTCGGCAACGCATTCCGTTGCTGCCGAACAAACGGCGAATGGTAAAAAGACAGGTAATTACAATTACGTATCAAAAGAGTTTGAGTGGGAAGTTGAACTGAACTTTAACCTCAACTCATTGACTAATGCAATTTTTGAAGATGTCTTGCCGAATACTCAGGAGATTTTCGACATTGTAGTCCATGAAGGTACTCTAGATTCGAATGGTAGATTTATTGAAGGCGATGAAGTATCGGTTGTAAACACTGCAGTTAATCCTAGTTATGAAATTAAATTAGAACTAGGTACCATTGATCAGCCTCATAGAGTAACCTATAAATCTAAAGATGCTGACGGTGTATTTCCAACAACAGGAAACAAGGTTTCAATAAAAAATGAGGCAACACTAACAGATGGAGGCGTTCCAAACGCTTCTTGGGAGAAAACAGTCGGTGTCAATTACACGGATCAACTGATCAAGAAAACAGGTAGCCAAATTAATCAGACTGCGGGGATTCAGTGGAACTTCGAATTCAACTACGCTCAGTCAGACCTTGAAAACATTGTTATTACAGACACAGTCGGTAAAGATAATGACGGTAACCCGAATCAGTTGATTAAAGCGGATTCATTTAAAGTGTACAGAGTAGAGTTAAGTGGAAAGTCGGATAGTGCTAATTTTAATGCACCAAAACAGAATACTTTGCTATCTGGCAATGAATATGAGTTGGATGTCGATATTCAAGAAGGTACGTTTACGTTAAAATTACCGGATGGTGATAGTGCGTACTATATTGATTACGAAACAATTTACATGGGGGATAATAACTCTACTGTTACTAACGAGGTTCAAGTTAATTATGTTAGCGCGGATGGAAACCAAGCTTCTAATAATTTTTCCATCAGCAACTTTAGATACGGAAATGCCGGAACGACTGTTAAAGTGCCATTTGTTGTTGTCAAAACAGATGGGGCGACAGGCGAACCATTGGCGGATGTGGAGTTTACTTTATTTAGTGACTTTCAGCCAGGCGTCCCGTTGATCGCTAAGAGAACGGATGCGAATGGAGTATTCGACCTTGGTATGAAACTGACAGAGGGTTGGTACACGTTAGAAGAAACGGGCGTACTGCCAGGCTATGATAAGCCGGCCGACACGAGATTTGAACTTGATCGTGCTAAAGTCGCAACGAGCGGTCTGCACGACGGCAAACAAATCGTTGAAGTTGAGAACTTTAAAACAGGTCAAAATGTATGTACCGATTTTACATTAACTATTAAAGACGTTGATGGGAATCCAGTAGCAGGTAAAACAGTCACGTTAACAAATGATGCCACAGGTAAGCTACACAATGCAGTAACAAACGGCGATGGAGAGATTACAGTAGATCCCGCTGTTGTCAAAGCTGGAAAATACACAGTTACCACAAATGAAAGTGGAACAGAAGTGACGCTTGGAGAGGTAACAGTCACGTTTGATGGTGATTGTAAAGGTGAAATCGCTCCAGTGCCGTCTTGTTCAGCATTTACAATTACCATCGAAGGCAACGACAACATCGCACGTCCAGGCGTGACTGTAACATTAAAGCACAAAACAGATAGCACTATACCAGAAATCACAGCAACAACGGACGCAAACGGTAAATTCACAGTACCTTCAGCTACCACGCAAACAGGCGATTATAAAGTGTATGAAGGCAAGCAATATCTTGGTGATGTCAAGATTACGTATAAAGAAGATGTTCCAACTCCTTGTGAAGCTAAGGTAACGGAAGCCCCAACTTGCGAGACATTTACCTTAACAGTGAGAGACGTTGATGGAAACCCGCGTGGAGCGGGTATTGAATTCACAATCAAAGATAAAGACGGAAATGTAATCGAAACACTCACTACGAACGGAAATGGAAAAGTCACGACGACTGGGCCATTGCCAGCGGGTGAGTACGATGTATATGAAGGAAATTCAGCTACGCCGTTCGATGAATTTGCCGTCAATATTGACTGTGAGGCCGACGTTCAACCGGCACCGACATGTACGTCTTTCACACTTACTGTAAAAGACGAGAATGGCGATGTTCGCCCGAACGTTTCTGTAACGGTGAAAGACAAAGCTGGGAAGCCTATCAAGACAGCAACAACAGATACAAATGGTAAAATTACAATTCCATCAAAAGATTTACCAGCAGGCAAATACAATGTATTTCAAGGCGAGTTATTGATCGGTGAAATTGATGTCAGTTACCTAGTGGGTTGTCAAGATGAAGTAAAAGGCGCCCCTACATGTACTGACTTCACGTTAACTGTACAAGATCGTAACGGCAACGGACGTCCTGGCTTTGATATTACAGTTAGGGATGCAAGCGGCAAAGAAATCGAAGACGCAAACGGGAACACTATTTTTACAACGGATGCAGATGGAAAAGTTATATTCCCGAACATCATTCAACCAGGTACGTATTATGTGTACGAAGGCACAAACCTTATCAATTCATTTACAGTGACAGACAAATGTGACGCAGTTGTTAAACCACCATCACCATCATCCGGCGGTGGCGGCGGTGGCGGCGGTGGCGGTGGTGGCGGTGGTACACCACCAACAACGCCAGGTGATCCGAACAAGCCAGGTGATCCGAACAAGCCAGGTGATCCGAACAAGCCAGGTGATCCGAACAAGCCAGGTGATCCGAACAAGCCAGGTGAACCCGGCAAACCGGTTGACCCAAATAAACCGGTTGACCCGAACAAACCAGGCGAATCTGGCAAACCGAGCAATCCAGAAGAGCCAGCAAACCCAGGCAATCCAAGCGAACCAAGCAACCCAGATGATTCAAATACATCGGAGAATCCGGTTGAATCCGAAACGCCAAGTGGCTCAAATGTTACTGGGGGTTCAACGGATGTAGAAACACCAACGAACCCAGGAAAACCGGAAATTCCGACACAACCATCCACATCCACGGATAAGGTGGACAGCCTAAACAAGTCAGCCACGAATGGAAAGATCTTGCCTCAAACAGGGGAAGCTTACCCAATCGTTCCGATGGCGGCTGGCTTGACATTGATCTTAGCGGGTCTTTGGATGTTCCGTAGGAAAACATTGAGTATTAAACAGTAA